The following proteins are co-located in the Vigna unguiculata cultivar IT97K-499-35 chromosome 9, ASM411807v1, whole genome shotgun sequence genome:
- the LOC114163245 gene encoding 3-ketoacyl-CoA synthase 11-like, translating to MAETKPDTPLMPPSSRNLPDFKKSVKLKYVKLGYHYLITHGMYLCLSPLVVIIAAQLSTFSLKDLHDIWENLQYNLISVILCSTMIVFLSTLYIMTRPRPVYLVNFSCYKPEEARKCSKKIFMDQSRRSGFFTEENLEFQRKILERAGLGESTYFPEAVLNDPPNPSMQEARKEAELVMFGAIDELFAKTFVKPKDIGILIVNCSLFCPTPSLSAMIINHYKLRGNIKSLNLGGMGCSAGLISIDLAKDLLQVHPNSYALVVSTENITLNWYPGNDRSKLVSNCLFRMGGAAILLSNKSSDKRRSKYRLVDTVRTNKASDDKCFGCVIQEEDANGKVGVTLSKDLMAVAGDALKTNITTLGPLVLPMSEQLLFFATLVGKKVFKMKIKPYIPDFKLAFEHFCIHAGGRAVLDELEKNLQLSTWHMEPSRMTLYRFGNTSSSSLWYELAYTEAKGRMRKGDRTWQIAFGSGFKCNSAVWKALRTINPAKEKNPWMDEIHDFPVEVPRISSF from the coding sequence ATGGCAGAGACAAAACCAGACACACCATTGATGCCACCGTCATCGCGGAACCTTCCAGATTTCAAGAAGTCCGTGAAATTGAAGTACGTGAAACTTGGTTACCATTACCTCATCACTCATGGCATGTACCTCTGTCTTTCCCCTCTGGTGGTGATCATTGCTGCACAGCTCTCAACCTTTTCCCTCAAAGATCTCCATGACATTTGGGAGAATCTACAATACAATTTGATATCCGTCATTCTTTGCTCCACCATGATTGTGTTTTTGTCCACACTATACATTATGACTCGTCCAAGACCCGTGTACCTTGTCAATTTCTCATGTTACAAGCCTGAAGAAGCTCGCAAATGCTCAAAGAAGATATTCATGGACCAGTCCAGGAGGAGTGGTTTTTTCACAGAGGAAAATCTTGAATTCCAGCGGAAGATTCTCGAGAGGGCTGGTCTTGGGGAAAGCACTTACTTTCCAGAAGCTGTTCTCAATGATCCTCCCAACCCTTCAATGCAAGAGGCAAGAAAAGAGGCTGAGCTTGTCATGTTTGGTGCAATTGATGAGCTTTTTGCTAAGACTTTTGTGAAGCCTAAGGACATTGGAATTCTGATTGTGAATTGCAGCCTCTTCTGCCCCACGCCCTCACTTtctgcaatgatcatcaatcaTTATAAGCTTAGAGGGAACATAAAAAGCCTCAACCTTGGAGGAATGGGATGCAGTGCAGGTCTCATTTCAATTGATCTTGCTAAGGACCTTCTCCAAGTCCACCCCAATTCCTATGCATTGGTAGTTAGCACAGAAAACATCACCTTGAATTGGTACCCTGGGAATGACCGATCCAAGCTTGTTTCCAATTGTTTGTTCCGTATGGGAGGTGCTGCCATTCTGCTTTCCAACAAAAGCTCTGATAAAAGAAGATCGAAATACCGGCTGGTTGACACAGTTCGCACTAACAAGGCTTCTGATGACAAGTGCTTCGGCTGTGTTATCCAAGAGGAAGATGCCAATGGCAAGGTTGGTGTCACTTTGTCAAAAGATTTGATGGCAGTTGCTGGTGATGCTTTGAAAACAAACATCACCACATTGGGGCCTCTTGTCCTTCCAATGTCCGAACAACTCCTATTCTTTGCCACATTGGTTGGGAAGAAGGTTTTCAAGATGAAGATCAAGCCTTATATTCCAGACTTCAAGCTGGCTTTTGAGCACTTTTGCATCCATGCCGGAGGCAGAGCTGTGTTAGATGAACTTGAGAAGAACTTGCAGCTTTCCACTTGGCACATGGAGCCATCAAGGATGACACTTTACCGTTTTGGAAACACCTCCAGCAGTTCTCTTTGGTATGAATTGGCTTACACAGAAGCCAAAGGGAGGATGAGGAAGGGTGATAGAACATGGCAGATAGCATTCGGGTCTGGATTCAAGTGCAACAGTGCAGTGTGGAAGGCTCTCAGGACCATCAACCCTGCCAAAGAGAAGAACCCTTGGATGGATGAGATCCACGATTTCCCAGTTGAAGTTCCAAGAATTTCATCCTTCTAG